In Vibrio alginolyticus NBRC 15630 = ATCC 17749, one genomic interval encodes:
- a CDS encoding phage tail protein: protein MATEPYLGALTAFGGNFAIRNWAMCSGQMQAIEDNPALFSLVSTLYGGDARTTFGLPDLRGRSPVGVGTRPGGMDYHQGERLGTELVTIDITQMPAHLHTAIFTPLGTSATVTGRMQVATNAANTQVPDSNSYIAQNSTPGFYKPTFQQPDLTEIEGLSVSGSGSGGGTVTVTETGGSMPLNILSPVLPINWLIATAGVYPPHS from the coding sequence ATGGCTACAGAACCGTATCTTGGGGCACTAACCGCATTTGGTGGCAATTTTGCAATTAGAAATTGGGCAATGTGCTCGGGGCAAATGCAGGCAATTGAAGATAATCCAGCGCTCTTCTCTCTAGTTAGCACTCTATACGGAGGTGACGCCCGAACTACCTTTGGTTTACCTGATTTGCGTGGCCGCAGTCCAGTTGGTGTAGGCACACGACCTGGGGGGATGGATTATCATCAGGGAGAAAGATTGGGTACTGAACTGGTAACTATTGATATAACTCAAATGCCAGCACACTTACATACGGCAATTTTTACCCCTCTTGGCACTTCTGCAACTGTAACAGGCAGGATGCAGGTTGCTACCAATGCTGCAAATACACAGGTACCCGATAGTAATTCGTATATAGCGCAAAACTCTACCCCCGGGTTCTATAAACCGACGTTTCAGCAACCAGATTTGACCGAGATCGAAGGCTTAAGTGTGTCTGGTAGTGGCTCGGGCGGAGGTACTGTAACTGTGACTGAAACAGGCGGTTCAATGCCACTTAATATTTTGAGCCCGGTATTGCCGATTAATTGGTTAATTGCCACTGCGGGAGTATACCCACCGCACAGCTAA
- a CDS encoding Ig-like domain-containing protein, translated as MRLHRQVAIAITTAWVFSAFFSGGAWAAQQTINYSNGSGSNFSEVETGVTGGMPSVTLTNAGTVSMVLDAGTSSDGTPFTGLNDLGFVAGVLYSNTMINEFNNRGFRFFEKSSTNFSFDEITFMQGSARDSDKTYQLVLTGFSNDTQTVTETVTLPKGGEANSGLQDLFTLTRGTDFNDSAWQDVDTVTMAFTRSPGADSRYLIRSIKIDDAAVSDSTAPTFVSASSTPTDDATNVSVSNNIEIAFDENIELKSGNITIRNVTDSRDFEVFNVATESDGTTTSPGAGRISVTNNKVYLNPTSDLAGNRTYAIHIESSAVADSANNSFAGIIDDATFNFTTVDTTPNAPSTPDLDASSDTGPLNTDNITSDTTPTFSGTSESGSIVTLYSDQVGGGATVIGTGTATGGNWQITTNELASGITHAISAKASDSDDNVSSASNALSVTIDTIAPSVVSITTPIEADSIVNAAEDNDVLIAGSGAEAGNSVTVTITRQ; from the coding sequence ATGAGATTACATCGTCAGGTTGCGATCGCAATTACAACAGCATGGGTGTTCTCAGCGTTTTTTTCCGGTGGAGCCTGGGCTGCACAGCAAACGATTAACTACTCTAATGGTTCAGGTTCCAATTTTAGTGAGGTGGAGACCGGCGTCACAGGGGGTATGCCCTCAGTCACTCTTACCAATGCAGGTACTGTATCTATGGTATTAGATGCGGGCACTAGCTCGGATGGCACTCCGTTTACTGGCCTAAATGACCTCGGATTTGTAGCTGGTGTTCTTTACTCAAATACCATGATTAATGAGTTCAACAATCGTGGCTTCCGCTTTTTTGAGAAATCAAGTACTAACTTCAGTTTCGACGAAATTACCTTTATGCAGGGGTCGGCCCGAGACTCAGATAAAACGTATCAACTTGTGTTAACTGGCTTCTCTAATGATACTCAAACAGTGACCGAAACTGTCACCTTGCCAAAAGGTGGTGAAGCAAACTCAGGGTTACAGGACTTGTTTACCCTGACCCGTGGTACAGATTTTAATGATTCGGCATGGCAGGACGTTGATACAGTGACTATGGCGTTTACCCGAAGTCCGGGTGCTGACTCTCGTTATCTTATCAGAAGTATCAAGATTGATGACGCTGCGGTTTCAGACTCTACCGCGCCTACTTTTGTCAGTGCGAGCTCAACTCCCACTGATGATGCAACCAATGTTTCTGTTAGCAACAACATCGAGATTGCCTTCGATGAAAATATTGAGCTGAAGAGCGGCAATATTACCATTCGTAATGTTACCGACAGTCGCGACTTTGAAGTATTTAATGTTGCCACTGAAAGCGATGGCACAACAACATCACCAGGCGCTGGTCGCATCAGTGTTACCAACAATAAAGTTTACTTAAACCCAACCAGTGATCTGGCAGGGAACCGGACCTACGCCATTCATATTGAATCCAGTGCCGTGGCTGACAGCGCAAATAATAGCTTCGCTGGGATCATCGATGATGCCACATTTAACTTTACGACAGTCGATACCACGCCAAATGCGCCATCTACACCCGATTTAGATGCTAGTTCGGATACCGGGCCATTAAATACTGATAATATTACCAGTGACACTACACCAACGTTTAGTGGGACTTCTGAGAGTGGATCGATCGTTACTTTATACAGTGATCAAGTCGGTGGAGGTGCAACGGTTATTGGCACAGGCACTGCTACTGGAGGAAACTGGCAGATAACAACCAATGAGTTGGCGTCTGGTATTACACATGCAATAAGTGCTAAAGCGTCTGATAGCGATGATAATGTTAGCTCGGCATCCAACGCGTTAAGTGTCACCATTGATACAATAGCACCATCCGTAGTGAGCATTACCACGCCGATTGAGGCTGACAGTATCGTCAACGCTGCAGAAGACAACGATGTGTTGATCGCTGGCTCCGGCGCGGAAGCAGGCAACAGCGTGACCGTGACTATCACGAGACAATAA
- a CDS encoding Ig-like domain-containing protein: protein MTADNSGNWTLSGSELDVSGLNNGTLTVSATQADIAGNISTAASQSVTLDNAAPSAVTITTPIETDGIVNAAEDNDVLIAGSGAEVGNSVTVTITDNNSSVSRTVTADNSGNWTLSGSELDVSAFNNGTLTVSATQADIAGNTSTAATQSITLDNADPSVVIINTPIETDGVVNAAEDNDVLIAGFSAEAGNSVTVTITDNNSSVSRTVTADNSGSWTLSGSELDVSGLNNGTLIVAVTQSDTAGNTSRVTTQSITLDNAAPSAVTITTPIETDGIVNAVEDNDVLIAGSGAEAGNSVTVTITDNNSSVSRTVTTDNSGNWTLSGSELDISGLSNGTLTVSATQADIAGNISTVATQSVTLDNAAPSAVTISTPIAIDGIVNAAEDNDVLIAGSGAEAGNSVTVTITDNNNSVSRTVTADNTGAWTTIGSEFDVSAFNNGTLTVAASQSDAAGNTSSIDSTTITLDNVRPTVSLSSSDLDLISGETASITFTLSESSSDFTESDVTVTGGSLSNFASSGDNYTATFTPDRDSTSTATINVAADFFTDAAGNSNTAAPQLSITVDSLVPSVTISSDKLALKADETATITFTLSEASSDFTEADITVSGGTLSGFAGSGSSYTATFTPTEESATSGTIEVATGTFTDASGNTNSAATPLSISVDTVLPTVSITSSSAALKAGETATLTFTLSEAATDFSEADVTVAGGTLSNFAGSSASYTATFTPAEESTEDATIDVAAEKFSDAAGNLNTAATQLLISVDTGIPTGHSISIDQESINKTNEQAMSFTFAAAEVNAMFTYSVTDGTTTIDGASQTISSETMQVTGIDVTILQEGTLTVSVVVTDAAGNASDAVTDTVTKRYDVAPTVVDDSFSTEEDTAKQFNLLANDSDVNDDMVASSTTIKTQPIKGQVSISNGVVTYTPNNNETGTDSFTYTVKDALLQESQEATVTVTIMAINDAPVAKALTINTDEDTASAAVSARSQAEDVEDGIPTGDLSLVSLPQKGQVAIDQTVGTFVYTPNPNENGSDSFTYTIADSEGGVSLAATVSVNIGSVNDSPVAEEDSFTFDEDITSTLDILSNDSDIEDGSFTPSSITLQDLGQGEGVYSFATISVNVDGTLKIVPTANVNGQHSFTYMLTDSGQAVSVPATVTLNITPVNDAPVAVDNSAQLLEGGSFEVNVLGNDSDADVGDSFELTSVTVVDTPAHGSVNVTASGAIVYNPNENYFGEDSFTYTVADLAGAVSNAATVTMTVTPVNDAPMAQAQSQTLDEDNSLVITLVGSDIDNDDDTLQYLITEQVSHGVLEQLTNNSWRYTPEADFNGSDFFLFKVNDGDLDSTEVRVDLTVNAVNDTPTATDISATGEEEIPLTITLNGNDAEGSSLSYQIVKSPVNGNVTVTGNHAVYTGNSNFFGQDSFTYSVSDGELTSGVALVTITVNNVNDAPVITGTPSAQVDEDSVYQFVPAALDNDPADTLTYLIANKPPWATFDKTTGALSGTPSNRYVGTYPGIVISVSDGTISSSLSAFSITVNNVNDAPVISGSPATQVNEDSTYLFTPQVSDVDSQAFTFSIVNKPSWASFDASTGTLSGTPDNGDVGKYQGIVISVSDGLTTTMLNRFSIVVNNVNDAPVISGTPALTVNEGSTYRFALQASDVDSSSLSFSIRNKPSWATFDRATGLLSGTPENEHVGSTNNIVISVSDGELSTSLAAFSITVINVNDEPVAVNDTYVFTESNDGSYLLDVLSNDSDVDLDTLQLEWVKPTSGTATIVGSQIQLVTTSIGTVAVQYSVKDGNGGKATAKAIVTIKSAKLDAPTIAAPSDIEVNATSLFTKVALGSAVARDSTGKLLPVSLVDSTTFFRPGTNTVYWRTQDSDGNVAEASQTVTVYPLISISKDAQTTEGTNHSVSIHLNGPSPSYPVIIPYTVSGSTDSDDHTLTSGEVVIPSGTEGKLSFELLNDGQNEGVETLVIDLDSTLNLGSKRRYTLTIFEENVAPKVKVSVSQAGEQRSQIENGVEPVTITSSVSDANMSDIHSFRWSSDSDVLNQAIAGQMYSETLTFSPQLLSSAIYNLQLTVTDNGTPPLSVTRNVYLEVVQTLAELGSEDSDGDLIPDDQEGHSDGDGDGIPDYLDAISDCNVIQQVVSEKDRFLIEGQPGVCLRKGITILTNATGGALLLDEELPKDINMKSIGGIFDFVVTNLPLPGQSYQLVLPQRLPVPANAVYRKYNAEQGWIDFIEDAQNTVSSSAGEAGYCPPPGHSSWSQGLTEGDWCVQLTIEDGGPNDDDGLANGSVVDPGVVAARVSNNTLPQAIDDNAFVSLNGTVTIDVLSNDADADGDGLKVSRASVDIGSVSVVDNKLSYVTQPQYYGEALITYSVTDGNGGTGSAKVTVNVVNSQNPNAVDDNITTDDRTPVTVYVLANDTDPDNDTLKLVSVQAQYGQAVMNADQSVTYTPTSGFEGNDVLTYIIQDSQGLQDAGKVIVTVKLVRDVKVENTSAGSLGGMVLMLLILLGAMQRYGRNSALALIAVFSFSSQAGWYVDVQMGSSHADERDAVKGDNVISTDNTGFYRSVGLGYTFSDQWSGTIRYIDMGEGSATLRSATTSPEDYHANVASIAPLLVKGMGFDIGYKFWQYNSWSAKLSLGGLFWDTDIESTYQGSKITTEVDGFDGYIGAEVGYNLSDNWEIGIQGARYFLHENDVDIIAVQLRYFFEPLIAY from the coding sequence GTGACGGCCGACAACTCAGGCAACTGGACGCTGAGCGGCAGCGAGCTGGATGTCAGTGGCCTGAACAATGGCACCCTGACGGTGTCTGCAACCCAAGCAGATATAGCAGGTAATATCTCCACCGCAGCTAGCCAGAGTGTTACCCTAGACAATGCAGCCCCATCAGCAGTGACCATCACCACGCCGATTGAAACCGATGGTATTGTCAATGCGGCAGAAGACAACGACGTACTGATTGCTGGCTCCGGCGCGGAAGTAGGCAACAGCGTGACCGTGACTATCACGGACAATAACAGTTCTGTCAGTCGTACGGTGACGGCCGATAACTCAGGCAACTGGACGTTGAGCGGCAGTGAGCTTGATGTAAGTGCGTTTAACAACGGCACCCTGACTGTGTCTGCAACCCAAGCAGATATAGCAGGTAATACTTCTACCGCAGCCACCCAGAGTATTACTCTGGACAATGCAGACCCATCTGTTGTAATCATCAATACGCCGATTGAAACTGATGGGGTCGTCAATGCGGCAGAAGACAACGACGTACTGATCGCTGGCTTCAGTGCGGAAGCAGGCAATAGCGTGACCGTGACTATCACGGACAATAACAGCTCTGTCAGCCGTACGGTGACGGCCGACAACTCAGGCAGCTGGACGTTGAGCGGCAGTGAGCTTGATGTCAGTGGCTTGAACAACGGCACACTCATAGTTGCTGTGACGCAATCGGATACGGCGGGTAATACCTCCAGAGTGACCACCCAGAGCATTACCTTAGATAACGCCGCACCATCAGCTGTGACCATCACTACACCGATTGAAACCGATGGTATTGTTAATGCAGTGGAAGATAACGATGTGTTGATTGCTGGCTCCGGCGCGGAAGCAGGCAACAGCGTGACCGTGACTATCACGGATAACAACAGCTCTGTCAGTCGTACGGTGACGACCGACAACTCAGGCAACTGGACGTTGAGCGGCAGCGAGCTGGATATCAGTGGCTTGAGCAATGGCACCCTGACTGTGTCTGCAACCCAAGCAGATATAGCAGGTAATATCTCCACCGTAGCCACCCAGAGCGTAACCCTAGATAACGCAGCGCCATCCGCTGTTACCATTTCCACGCCGATTGCAATCGACGGTATCGTCAATGCGGCAGAAGACAATGATGTGCTGATTGCTGGCTCCGGCGCGGAGGCTGGCAATAGTGTGACCGTGACCATCACGGACAATAACAACTCAGTCAGTCGTACGGTGACGGCCGACAATACCGGGGCTTGGACGACTATTGGCAGTGAGTTTGATGTAAGTGCGTTTAACAACGGCACCCTGACGGTCGCGGCGAGCCAGAGCGATGCGGCGGGCAACACCTCCAGTATAGATAGCACAACAATTACGTTAGATAACGTGAGGCCAACTGTTTCTTTGAGCAGCTCAGACCTTGATTTGATCTCTGGCGAAACGGCGAGTATCACGTTCACCTTAAGTGAGTCCTCAAGTGACTTTACTGAGTCAGATGTCACCGTCACTGGCGGCAGTTTGTCTAACTTTGCGAGCAGCGGTGACAATTACACGGCCACCTTTACGCCGGATAGAGACAGTACAAGTACAGCGACGATTAACGTGGCGGCAGATTTCTTTACCGATGCTGCCGGGAATAGCAACACTGCTGCGCCTCAACTGTCTATAACCGTTGATAGTTTAGTGCCGAGTGTGACTATCTCCAGTGATAAATTGGCGCTGAAAGCGGACGAAACGGCGACCATTACCTTTACCTTAAGTGAAGCGTCGAGCGATTTTACCGAGGCGGATATCACGGTTAGTGGCGGTACTTTGTCTGGTTTTGCTGGCAGTGGTAGCAGCTACACTGCGACCTTTACACCAACGGAAGAGAGTGCGACGAGCGGTACTATTGAAGTTGCCACAGGCACATTTACCGATGCCTCTGGTAACACCAATAGTGCAGCTACACCACTTTCCATCAGCGTCGATACTGTGCTTCCAACCGTTAGTATCACTAGCTCTAGCGCTGCGTTGAAAGCGGGTGAAACGGCAACACTCACGTTTACCTTGAGTGAAGCCGCAACTGATTTTTCCGAAGCCGATGTGACCGTGGCTGGAGGAACTCTTTCTAACTTTGCGGGCAGTAGCGCCAGTTACACGGCTACCTTTACACCTGCAGAAGAAAGCACTGAGGATGCAACTATTGATGTTGCAGCCGAGAAATTTAGCGACGCAGCTGGCAACCTCAATACAGCAGCGACTCAGTTGTTGATCTCAGTGGATACGGGGATCCCGACTGGACATAGCATCAGCATTGATCAGGAGAGCATTAACAAAACCAACGAACAGGCGATGAGCTTTACCTTCGCAGCAGCTGAAGTGAACGCGATGTTCACTTATAGCGTGACCGACGGTACCACGACCATTGACGGCGCTAGTCAAACAATTTCTTCGGAGACCATGCAAGTAACGGGCATTGACGTCACTATTTTGCAAGAGGGGACGTTGACAGTAAGCGTGGTGGTAACCGATGCCGCAGGCAACGCATCTGATGCAGTGACGGATACTGTGACCAAACGCTACGATGTCGCGCCAACGGTAGTTGATGATAGCTTCTCGACTGAGGAAGATACGGCGAAACAATTTAATCTGTTAGCCAACGATTCCGATGTTAATGATGACATGGTCGCTTCTTCTACAACGATTAAAACGCAACCAATTAAAGGTCAGGTGTCGATCAGCAACGGCGTTGTTACCTATACGCCAAATAATAATGAGACAGGCACAGATAGCTTTACCTATACCGTGAAAGATGCCCTGCTGCAGGAGTCGCAAGAGGCGACAGTGACCGTCACTATCATGGCTATAAATGATGCGCCAGTCGCTAAAGCGCTGACCATCAACACCGACGAAGATACCGCAAGCGCAGCAGTCAGCGCGCGTAGTCAAGCGGAGGATGTTGAAGATGGCATCCCAACGGGTGATTTATCGTTAGTTAGTTTGCCTCAAAAAGGACAAGTAGCCATTGATCAAACTGTAGGCACTTTTGTATATACGCCGAATCCGAATGAAAATGGTAGCGATAGCTTTACTTACACGATCGCAGACAGTGAAGGCGGCGTTTCTCTTGCGGCCACGGTCAGCGTCAATATCGGTTCCGTCAATGACTCACCAGTAGCGGAGGAAGACAGTTTTACTTTTGATGAAGATATCACATCGACACTCGATATTTTAAGTAACGACAGTGATATTGAAGATGGGTCATTCACCCCGAGTAGTATTACCCTGCAAGATCTTGGTCAAGGAGAGGGGGTATACAGTTTTGCCACGATCAGTGTCAATGTCGATGGGACCTTAAAGATTGTGCCAACAGCGAACGTTAATGGTCAACATAGCTTTACCTACATGCTAACCGATAGTGGTCAAGCAGTCTCAGTGCCTGCAACCGTCACGCTCAATATTACGCCAGTGAATGATGCCCCCGTTGCTGTTGATAACAGTGCACAACTACTAGAGGGAGGCTCCTTCGAGGTCAATGTATTAGGCAATGATAGTGATGCCGATGTTGGAGACAGTTTTGAACTCACTAGTGTCACAGTCGTCGATACGCCAGCACATGGCAGTGTGAACGTGACGGCGTCAGGAGCGATTGTTTACAACCCCAATGAGAACTACTTCGGTGAAGATAGCTTCACCTATACGGTGGCAGACTTAGCAGGTGCTGTATCTAACGCCGCAACAGTGACCATGACAGTAACACCAGTCAACGACGCACCAATGGCGCAAGCACAGTCACAAACGCTTGATGAAGACAATAGTTTGGTGATCACGCTGGTTGGTTCAGATATTGATAACGATGATGACACTCTGCAGTATCTTATCACTGAGCAAGTCAGTCATGGCGTGCTAGAGCAGTTGACCAATAATAGTTGGCGCTATACACCAGAAGCGGACTTCAATGGCTCCGACTTCTTCTTGTTCAAGGTCAACGACGGTGATCTCGACTCGACAGAGGTTCGTGTCGATTTGACGGTTAATGCAGTCAACGATACACCAACCGCGACCGATATCAGTGCTACGGGAGAGGAAGAAATACCGCTGACCATTACTTTAAATGGTAACGATGCAGAAGGCTCATCTTTGAGCTATCAAATTGTAAAATCGCCAGTCAACGGTAATGTTACCGTCACAGGCAATCACGCGGTTTATACGGGTAACAGTAACTTCTTTGGTCAGGACAGTTTCACTTACAGCGTAAGTGACGGAGAACTTACCTCTGGAGTGGCGTTAGTGACCATCACGGTGAATAACGTTAATGACGCGCCAGTGATTACGGGTACCCCATCGGCGCAAGTTGATGAAGATAGTGTGTATCAGTTTGTGCCCGCGGCATTGGACAATGACCCAGCGGATACTCTGACCTACTTGATAGCTAACAAGCCACCTTGGGCTACATTTGACAAGACAACAGGAGCGCTTTCTGGCACGCCAAGTAACCGTTATGTGGGGACTTATCCAGGTATCGTGATTAGCGTATCCGATGGCACTATTTCTTCCTCATTGTCAGCTTTTTCGATTACTGTGAATAACGTTAACGATGCACCCGTTATCTCTGGTTCACCAGCAACACAAGTGAATGAAGACAGCACCTATCTGTTCACGCCACAAGTGTCAGATGTTGACAGCCAAGCCTTCACCTTCAGTATCGTGAACAAGCCATCTTGGGCTAGCTTTGATGCATCAACAGGCACGCTTAGTGGTACACCAGATAATGGTGATGTTGGCAAATATCAGGGCATTGTTATCTCGGTTTCTGATGGTCTCACGACCACAATGCTCAATAGATTCAGTATTGTGGTTAACAATGTCAATGACGCGCCAGTGATCAGTGGCACTCCTGCTCTTACCGTCAACGAAGGCAGTACGTACCGCTTTGCGCTGCAGGCATCGGATGTTGATAGTAGTAGCTTGAGCTTTTCAATCCGCAATAAACCATCATGGGCAACCTTTGATAGAGCAACTGGGTTGCTAAGTGGTACGCCGGAAAATGAGCATGTTGGCAGCACCAATAATATTGTTATTAGTGTCTCAGACGGTGAGCTAAGCACATCTTTAGCAGCGTTTAGCATCACGGTAATCAACGTTAATGATGAGCCAGTGGCGGTTAATGATACCTATGTCTTTACCGAGAGTAACGATGGTAGCTACTTATTGGATGTACTCAGCAACGACAGCGATGTTGATCTAGATACATTACAACTGGAATGGGTTAAACCTACATCTGGAACGGCAACGATTGTGGGCAGTCAAATCCAATTGGTAACGACCTCAATTGGTACAGTGGCAGTGCAATACAGTGTGAAAGATGGTAACGGTGGAAAGGCCACCGCGAAAGCAATCGTGACAATTAAAAGTGCGAAATTGGACGCACCAACAATAGCCGCACCTTCAGATATCGAAGTGAACGCAACTTCGCTCTTTACTAAAGTTGCATTAGGCTCTGCTGTGGCACGAGATAGTACAGGCAAGCTATTACCTGTTTCATTGGTCGACAGCACGACCTTTTTCCGACCTGGAACTAATACGGTCTATTGGCGCACTCAAGACTCTGATGGAAACGTCGCTGAAGCTAGTCAAACGGTAACAGTGTATCCACTGATAAGTATCTCCAAAGATGCGCAAACCACGGAAGGCACCAATCATAGCGTATCGATACACCTTAACGGTCCTTCGCCGAGCTACCCAGTAATCATACCTTATACGGTTTCAGGAAGCACGGACAGTGATGACCACACGCTCACCTCTGGTGAAGTGGTGATACCTAGTGGTACCGAAGGCAAACTTTCGTTCGAACTACTTAATGATGGACAAAATGAGGGCGTTGAAACCTTAGTGATTGATCTGGACAGCACCCTTAATCTAGGTAGTAAGCGTCGTTACACCTTGACAATCTTTGAAGAGAATGTGGCTCCGAAGGTCAAGGTAAGTGTATCTCAGGCGGGGGAGCAGCGGAGCCAAATTGAAAATGGTGTTGAACCGGTCACAATCACGAGCAGTGTTAGTGATGCCAATATGTCCGATATACACAGTTTCAGATGGAGTAGTGATAGCGATGTACTTAACCAAGCGATTGCGGGGCAGATGTACAGCGAAACATTGACTTTCTCTCCGCAATTACTGAGTTCAGCGATTTACAATTTGCAATTGACAGTTACTGACAATGGCACTCCACCATTATCAGTGACACGGAATGTCTATTTAGAAGTGGTACAAACATTGGCGGAGCTCGGGAGTGAAGACAGTGATGGCGACTTAATCCCGGATGATCAAGAAGGTCATAGTGATGGTGATGGTGATGGTATCCCTGATTATCTTGATGCAATTTCTGACTGTAACGTAATTCAACAGGTTGTGTCAGAAAAAGATCGCTTCCTCATTGAGGGGCAGCCAGGTGTCTGTTTACGCAAAGGAATAACCATTCTGACTAACGCAACAGGAGGAGCTTTATTGCTGGATGAGGAGCTTCCTAAAGATATCAACATGAAGAGCATAGGGGGAATCTTTGATTTTGTAGTAACTAATTTGCCGCTGCCCGGCCAAAGCTATCAATTAGTTTTGCCTCAGCGTTTACCTGTTCCAGCAAATGCAGTGTACCGAAAGTATAACGCTGAACAGGGGTGGATAGACTTTATTGAGGATGCTCAAAACACGGTTTCTTCTAGTGCTGGCGAGGCTGGTTATTGTCCGCCACCAGGGCACAGTTCATGGTCACAGGGCCTGACTGAAGGTGACTGGTGTGTACAACTTACCATTGAAGACGGTGGTCCGAACGATGATGACGGATTGGCTAATGGCAGTGTCGTTGACCCTGGCGTCGTTGCCGCTCGTGTAAGCAATAATACACTCCCTCAAGCGATTGACGACAATGCGTTTGTTAGTCTCAATGGTACGGTGACGATCGATGTATTGAGCAATGATGCTGATGCTGATGGTGATGGGCTGAAGGTAAGTCGCGCTTCTGTAGATATTGGTAGTGTTAGTGTGGTTGATAACAAACTAAGTTATGTCACTCAACCACAGTACTACGGGGAGGCTTTGATCACTTATAGCGTAACGGATGGTAATGGTGGAACGGGATCGGCGAAGGTGACGGTAAATGTGGTAAACAGTCAGAATCCGAATGCGGTGGACGATAATATTACCACCGATGATCGTACCCCTGTCACGGTTTATGTCCTTGCTAACGATACCGATCCGGATAACGACACATTGAAGTTGGTTTCAGTCCAAGCGCAGTATGGGCAGGCGGTCATGAATGCAGATCAGAGCGTGACCTATACCCCTACCTCAGGGTTTGAAGGCAATGATGTGTTGACATATATCATTCAGGATAGCCAAGGCCTGCAAGACGCGGGGAAAGTTATAGTGACCGTTAAGTTGGTAAGAGATGTAAAGGTTGAAAATACTTCAGCAGGATCATTGGGTGGCATGGTGTTGATGCTTTTGATTTTGTTAGGAGCCATGCAACGTTATGGAAGAAACAGTGCTCTAGCACTAATTGCTGTGTTTAGTTTTAGTAGTCAAGCGGGCTGGTATGTTGATGTTCAAATGGGGTCAAGCCATGCAGATGAGCGTGATGCTGTTAAAGGTGATAACGTAATCTCTACTGACAACACCGGGTTCTATCGCTCTGTCGGGTTGGGATATACTTTTTCTGATCAATGGTCTGGAACTATTCGTTATATTGATATGGGTGAAGGTAGTGCTACATTGCGTAGTGCTACTACTTCACCAGAAGACTATCACGCCAATGTCGCATCTATAGCCCCACTCCTTGTTAAGGGCATGGGCTTCGACATCGGTTATAAGTTCTGGCAATACA